From a single Rhodospirillales bacterium genomic region:
- a CDS encoding DMT family transporter, whose protein sequence is MPETAAHPTSPWFRFAPAFFVVMWSSGFIFAKLGTPYTEPFTFLFVRFAIVAVLFGLLALAVRARWPATWREAGHIAVAGMLVQGLYLSGVFWAISRGLGAGIVALIMGLQPMLTAAAAGMVLGERVTLRQWIGLAVGFAGVALVVTDRDTSGLENTAALVANGVALFALAAGVLYQKRHAVAMDLRSGSAIQFGASALLVGAGAILTEDMRVAWTGEFVLALAWLVLALSLANSLVLLSLIRRGAAAKVSSLFYLVPAVTALMAFALFDERLSPIALVGMVVATLGVAMATRNWP, encoded by the coding sequence ATGCCCGAAACCGCCGCCCACCCGACATCGCCCTGGTTCCGCTTCGCGCCCGCGTTTTTCGTGGTGATGTGGAGTTCGGGCTTCATCTTCGCCAAGCTCGGAACGCCGTACACCGAACCGTTCACTTTTCTCTTCGTCCGCTTTGCCATCGTCGCGGTTTTATTCGGGTTGCTCGCGCTCGCGGTCCGCGCGCGTTGGCCCGCCACGTGGCGCGAGGCCGGACACATCGCCGTCGCCGGCATGCTGGTGCAGGGCCTTTACTTGAGCGGCGTCTTCTGGGCGATCAGCCGCGGGCTCGGCGCCGGAATCGTCGCGCTGATTATGGGATTGCAGCCGATGCTCACCGCGGCCGCCGCCGGGATGGTCCTCGGCGAAAGAGTCACGCTTCGGCAATGGATCGGGCTCGCCGTCGGGTTCGCCGGAGTCGCGCTGGTGGTGACGGACCGGGACACTTCCGGCCTTGAAAACACGGCCGCGCTCGTCGCCAACGGCGTCGCCCTGTTCGCGCTCGCCGCCGGCGTGCTCTACCAGAAGCGCCACGCCGTCGCCATGGACCTGCGCTCGGGTTCCGCGATCCAGTTCGGGGCCTCCGCCTTGCTGGTGGGCGCGGGCGCGATCCTGACCGAGGACATGCGCGTCGCGTGGACCGGCGAATTCGTCCTCGCCCTGGCGTGGCTGGTGCTGGCGTTGTCGCTCGCGAACTCCCTCGTCCTGCTCTCGCTGATCCGGCGCGGCGCGGCGGCCAAGGTGTCGAGCCTCTTCTACCTGGTGCCGGCGGTGACCGCGCTGATGGCTTTCGCCCTCTTCGACGAGCGCCTGAGCCCGATCGCGCTGGTCGGCATGGTCGTCGCCACCCTCGGCGTGGCGATGGCGACGCGAAACTGGCCATGA
- a CDS encoding type II toxin-antitoxin system VapC family toxin → MIGWLLDTNVVSELAGSRCDPKVAAWAREQAEDRLFISILSLGEYDKGIENLPLGSPARRRFAAAVAALETRFAGRVVSLDDAVVRRWGRISGALQRAAGRAPPVIDTLIAATAIENDLYLVTRNVRDVRDSGAAIFDPWTDDPAEFPLAR, encoded by the coding sequence GTGATCGGCTGGCTGCTCGACACCAACGTCGTTTCCGAACTCGCCGGTTCCCGGTGCGATCCGAAGGTCGCGGCCTGGGCGAGGGAACAGGCCGAAGACCGGCTGTTCATCAGTATTCTCTCGCTCGGCGAATACGATAAGGGCATCGAAAACCTGCCCTTGGGTTCGCCCGCGCGCCGACGGTTTGCGGCGGCGGTCGCCGCCCTCGAAACGCGCTTCGCGGGGCGCGTCGTCTCTCTCGACGACGCCGTGGTGCGACGGTGGGGACGGATCAGCGGCGCGCTCCAGCGTGCCGCCGGCAGGGCGCCGCCGGTGATCGACACGCTGATTGCCGCGACCGCGATCGAGAACGATCTTTATCTGGTCACGCGGAACGTGAGGGACGTCCGCGATTCGGGCGCCGCGATCTTCGATCCCTGGACCGACGACCCGGCGGAGTTCCCGTTGGCGCGGTGA
- a CDS encoding histidinol-phosphate transaminase: MNTSPKAPPPKGPAPRPGVLLVAPYVGGESAIEGLERVVKLSSNENAFGPSPMAMEAYARLAPDIHRYPDGGCKTLRRALAAAWNLPAERIVCGAGSDELIALLARAYLGPGDEALYSEHEFLMYPIATEGTGAKAIKVKETNLTADVDALLGAVTPATKMVFLANPNNPTGTYLPAARVRALRDRLPDRVLLVLDAAYAEFVTRADYTAGSELVEPDGNVVVLRTFSKIYGLGGLRLGWAFCPVAVADVLNRMRGPFNVSSAAQAAGAAALADTAFVAKVRAHVETWREWTAAEARRLGLEVTPGVGNFLLIHFPRQTGRDAAAADAFLKSRGVIVRRMERYGLPQALRVTIGREDEMRAFAAALADFVHRG; this comes from the coding sequence GTGAACACGTCGCCCAAGGCCCCCCCGCCCAAAGGACCCGCGCCGCGCCCCGGCGTTCTCTTGGTCGCGCCCTACGTGGGTGGCGAATCCGCGATCGAGGGGCTGGAGCGGGTCGTCAAGCTCTCCTCCAACGAAAACGCGTTCGGCCCGAGCCCGATGGCGATGGAAGCCTACGCGCGACTCGCGCCCGACATCCATCGCTATCCCGACGGCGGGTGCAAGACATTGCGCCGCGCGCTCGCGGCCGCCTGGAACCTGCCGGCGGAGCGGATCGTGTGCGGAGCCGGTTCGGACGAGCTGATCGCGCTGCTGGCGCGGGCTTACCTCGGCCCCGGCGACGAGGCTCTTTACTCCGAGCACGAGTTCCTGATGTATCCGATCGCGACCGAAGGCACCGGGGCCAAGGCGATCAAGGTCAAGGAAACCAACCTGACGGCGGACGTGGACGCGTTGCTCGGCGCCGTCACGCCCGCCACCAAGATGGTGTTTCTCGCCAACCCCAACAACCCGACCGGTACGTATCTTCCAGCCGCCCGGGTGCGCGCGTTGCGCGACCGGCTGCCCGATCGCGTGCTGCTGGTTTTGGACGCGGCCTACGCCGAATTCGTGACCCGCGCCGATTACACCGCCGGCAGCGAACTGGTGGAACCTGATGGCAACGTGGTCGTCTTGCGTACGTTCTCGAAGATCTATGGGCTCGGCGGCTTGCGCCTCGGCTGGGCTTTCTGTCCGGTCGCCGTCGCCGACGTTCTCAACCGCATGCGCGGACCCTTCAACGTCTCCTCCGCGGCGCAGGCCGCGGGCGCGGCGGCGCTCGCCGACACGGCGTTCGTCGCCAAGGTGCGCGCCCACGTCGAAACCTGGCGCGAATGGACCGCCGCCGAAGCCCGCCGGCTCGGCCTCGAGGTCACGCCCGGGGTCGGCAATTTCCTATTGATTCATTTTCCGCGCCAGACCGGCCGCGACGCGGCGGCGGCCGACGCCTTTCTCAAAAGCCGGGGCGTAATCGTGCGGCGCATGGAACGCTACGGCCTGCCCCAGGCCCTCAGAGTCACCATCGGACGCGAAGATGAAATGCGCGCCTTCGCCGCCGCCCTGGCCGATTTCGTCCACCGGGGCTAA
- a CDS encoding chorismate mutase yields the protein MSPRRVSLASLRRRIDRIDAAIHALLIRRTTVVEAVKDLKKNERVKIRPGREAEIVYRLVRRHKGPFPVTELVRIWRELIVATLRFEGPFSVAVFAPHGHGGIWDLARDQYGSFTPMTRHEGARAVIRAVADHRAAVGVLPLPAVDEEEPWWPDLMPGRADKRERIWIIARLPFASAGNARGAGLGAFAVAPAMPDPSGRDRTCLGVATDGNVGHDALERAFVKARLGRPELIGIEDPRSASGDLWFADVPGYVREDDPRLAALANALGNSVSRPPTGGTARVAILGAYGEPLTPADIAPRATTRGKRKGRRS from the coding sequence ATGAGCCCGCGCCGCGTCTCCCTCGCTTCCTTGCGCCGGCGGATCGACCGGATCGACGCGGCGATCCACGCCCTTCTGATCCGGCGCACGACCGTGGTCGAAGCCGTCAAGGACCTGAAGAAAAACGAGCGGGTCAAGATCAGGCCGGGCCGCGAGGCGGAGATCGTCTATCGCCTGGTCCGCCGCCACAAAGGCCCTTTTCCGGTCACCGAACTGGTCCGCATCTGGCGCGAACTGATCGTCGCCACGCTCCGCTTCGAAGGCCCGTTTTCCGTCGCGGTCTTCGCGCCGCACGGCCACGGCGGAATTTGGGACTTGGCGCGCGACCAATACGGCTCGTTCACCCCGATGACCCGCCACGAGGGCGCGCGCGCCGTCATCCGCGCGGTCGCCGATCATCGCGCCGCCGTCGGCGTGCTGCCGCTTCCGGCGGTCGACGAGGAGGAACCGTGGTGGCCCGATTTGATGCCGGGCCGGGCCGACAAGCGCGAGCGGATCTGGATCATCGCGCGGCTGCCGTTCGCCAGCGCGGGCAACGCGCGCGGAGCCGGCCTCGGCGCCTTCGCCGTCGCCCCGGCCATGCCCGACCCTTCGGGGCGCGACCGCACCTGTCTCGGCGTCGCAACCGACGGCAACGTCGGCCACGACGCGCTCGAACGCGCCTTCGTCAAGGCGCGGCTCGGCCGGCCCGAATTGATCGGGATCGAAGATCCGCGTTCGGCTTCCGGCGACTTGTGGTTCGCCGACGTGCCGGGTTACGTGCGCGAGGACGATCCGCGGCTGGCCGCTCTGGCGAATGCTCTCGGGAATTCCGTGTCTCGCCCGCCGACCGGCGGGACCGCGCGCGTCGCGATCCTCGGCGCCTACGGCGAGCCGTTGACCCCCGCCGACATCGCGCCCCGCGCCACCACGCGCGGCAAACGAAAAGGGCGTCGGTCGTGA
- a CDS encoding YqgE/AlgH family protein: MRGLRARRLVRALRLAAAALAVAIPAPGHSDDISGGKTTDVYLAGQLLVAAPKIQDPRFQKSVVYMISHDAKGAFGLIVNRVTGSASIKNFLKGFGLEGGAQGGDLVVHYGGPVETRHGFVLHTTDFDDPLSRKVAGPFAWSMAPSAIEAVSFGIGPKRYLFALGYSGWGPRQLEGEIERGDWLIAPADESIVFELKGDESWEKARAGAGVRL; this comes from the coding sequence ATGCGCGGTTTGCGCGCCCGGCGACTCGTTCGCGCCTTGAGGCTGGCGGCTGCGGCGCTCGCCGTCGCGATTCCGGCGCCCGGCCATTCGGATGATATTTCGGGCGGCAAGACGACCGACGTCTACCTCGCCGGGCAGCTTCTGGTCGCCGCGCCCAAAATTCAGGACCCGCGCTTCCAGAAATCGGTCGTCTACATGATTTCCCACGACGCCAAGGGCGCGTTCGGGCTGATCGTGAACCGCGTCACCGGCAGCGCGTCGATCAAGAATTTCCTGAAGGGCTTCGGCCTGGAAGGCGGCGCGCAGGGCGGCGATCTGGTCGTTCATTACGGCGGCCCGGTGGAGACGAGGCACGGTTTCGTCCTGCACACGACCGATTTCGACGATCCGCTCAGCCGCAAGGTGGCGGGGCCGTTCGCGTGGTCGATGGCGCCGTCGGCGATCGAGGCGGTATCCTTCGGCATCGGGCCCAAGCGCTATCTGTTCGCGCTCGGCTATTCGGGCTGGGGCCCGAGGCAGCTCGAAGGCGAGATCGAGCGCGGCGATTGGCTGATCGCGCCCGCCGACGAAAGCATCGTGTTCGAACTCAAGGGCGACGAATCGTGGGAAAAGGCCCGCGCCGGCGCGGGCGTGCGGCTGTAG
- a CDS encoding DUF2125 domain-containing protein, with product MTSSEPAGDARAADSRAHRIAIVLGLAAALAALYGAGWVYAAGRFADGVRAFIAARQVQGIAVAYADIALGGFPFRFDARLLAPSATVALPSGTWIWRPDRAVFSARPWSLDRVTLDLSGTHAIAPADASGLARWTVSSRAFALEAGISGAGISALALRADGIRVHGRVAEKDITVGRLRADWRPAAAALADSRPEHARPSQTFAWSVEAFRPPHAMRLPLGDEIARIAVAGEVRGRLAVEEGRDAFARWRDVFGRWRDDGGTIELSRVEGRWGALALAGEGTLALDGAFQPVGAFTARIEGYSETIDALRDAGAVSGTNAFAAKVALTALARRDEGGRPYLTLPISLQERRLYVGPVALLTVPALAW from the coding sequence ATGACCTCATCCGAACCAGCCGGCGACGCGCGCGCGGCGGATTCTCGCGCGCACCGAATCGCCATCGTCCTCGGCCTGGCGGCGGCGCTCGCGGCCCTCTACGGCGCGGGTTGGGTCTACGCTGCCGGGCGTTTCGCCGACGGCGTACGCGCCTTCATCGCCGCGCGCCAAGTGCAAGGAATCGCCGTCGCCTATGCCGACATCGCGCTCGGCGGGTTTCCGTTCCGCTTCGACGCGCGACTGCTGGCGCCGAGCGCGACGGTCGCGCTTCCGTCCGGAACCTGGATTTGGCGCCCGGACCGCGCCGTGTTTTCCGCGCGTCCGTGGTCGCTCGACCGCGTCACGCTGGACTTAAGCGGAACCCACGCGATCGCCCCTGCCGACGCTTCGGGGCTTGCGCGCTGGACCGTGTCGTCGCGCGCGTTTGCGCTCGAGGCCGGAATTTCGGGGGCGGGCATTTCCGCCCTTGCGCTGCGGGCGGACGGCATCCGCGTTCACGGGCGTGTCGCGGAAAAGGATATTACGGTCGGACGGCTGCGCGCCGATTGGCGCCCGGCCGCGGCCGCGCTAGCCGATTCGCGCCCGGAACACGCGCGGCCGAGCCAGACATTCGCGTGGTCGGTCGAGGCTTTTCGTCCGCCGCACGCCATGCGACTGCCGCTCGGCGACGAGATCGCGCGGATCGCGGTCGCGGGCGAAGTACGGGGACGGCTCGCGGTCGAGGAGGGGCGCGACGCGTTCGCCCGCTGGCGCGACGTGTTTGGCCGCTGGCGCGACGACGGCGGCACCATCGAGCTTTCCCGCGTCGAAGGGCGCTGGGGCGCGCTGGCGCTGGCGGGCGAGGGCACGCTGGCGCTCGACGGCGCCTTCCAGCCGGTCGGGGCGTTTACCGCGCGCATCGAGGGCTATTCGGAAACCATCGACGCGCTGCGCGACGCGGGCGCCGTGAGCGGGACCAACGCGTTCGCGGCCAAGGTGGCGCTGACGGCGCTGGCGCGGCGCGACGAAGGCGGCCGGCCCTATCTTACTTTGCCGATTTCGCTGCAGGAACGGCGGCTTTACGTCGGACCGGTCGCGTTGCTGACCGTGCCCGCGTTGGCGTGGTAG
- a CDS encoding gamma-glutamylcyclotransferase produces MTGARNKDFWVFGYGSLMWRPGFRYRERRAARLYGFHRALCVNSVRYRGTLKKPGLVLGLDRGGSCVGRVFRVAAKDFARVMAYLHAREMPRKVYNPRWLRVETPKGPVRAYTFVVRRDHPQYTGRLSLKAMVRKILAGRGIGGTCLDYVRETVRHMDELGVGDTPLHRVLAAAEKAAKTTKKRR; encoded by the coding sequence ATGACTGGCGCGCGCAACAAGGATTTCTGGGTGTTCGGCTACGGCTCGCTCATGTGGCGGCCGGGGTTCCGCTACCGGGAGCGCCGCGCCGCCCGGCTCTACGGTTTCCATCGCGCGCTTTGCGTCAATTCCGTGCGCTATCGCGGCACGTTGAAAAAACCCGGCTTGGTGCTGGGCCTCGACCGCGGCGGCTCGTGCGTCGGGCGCGTGTTCCGGGTCGCGGCCAAGGACTTCGCGCGGGTCATGGCCTACCTGCACGCGCGCGAAATGCCGCGCAAGGTGTACAACCCGCGCTGGCTTCGGGTCGAGACGCCCAAGGGACCGGTGCGGGCCTATACCTTCGTCGTCCGGCGCGACCACCCCCAATACACGGGCCGGCTTTCGCTCAAGGCCATGGTGCGAAAGATCCTCGCCGGACGCGGCATCGGCGGCACGTGCCTGGACTACGTGCGCGAGACCGTGCGTCACATGGACGAGCTCGGCGTCGGCGACACGCCGCTGCACCGCGTGCTCGCGGCCGCCGAGAAGGCGGCGAAGACAACGAAAAAGCGGCGCTGA
- a CDS encoding prephenate/arogenate dehydrogenase family protein, whose protein sequence is MIARKKSQTKSAPLFGRVALIGIGLIGSSLARVVRREGLARHVAIATRRQKTLAAAKRLKLGDSYTTDPARAARDAELVVICTPMSAYAEVARAIAPALKAGAIVSDVGSVKSPVARDIGALLPRGVHLVPGHPIAGTEHSGPEAGFAELFRGRWCILTPSARTDRSAVARVAELWRRAGSRIATMDAAHHDRVLAITSHLPHLIAYTIVDTAAQLEKDLQGEVIKFSASGFRDFTRIAASDPVMWRDIFLANREAVLDILQRFSEDLTALQRAIRRGDGAMLQGTFTRTRAIRKGVIDAKQA, encoded by the coding sequence ATGATCGCCAGGAAGAAAAGCCAGACCAAATCCGCGCCCCTATTCGGCCGCGTTGCTTTGATCGGCATCGGCCTGATCGGGTCCTCGCTCGCGCGCGTCGTGCGCCGCGAAGGCCTCGCCCGTCACGTCGCGATCGCCACCCGCCGCCAGAAAACCCTCGCCGCCGCCAAGCGCCTGAAGCTGGGCGACAGCTACACGACCGATCCGGCCCGAGCGGCGAGGGACGCCGAACTGGTGGTGATCTGCACGCCCATGAGCGCCTACGCCGAAGTCGCCCGGGCGATCGCGCCGGCGCTGAAAGCCGGCGCCATCGTCAGCGACGTCGGCTCGGTCAAATCGCCGGTCGCGCGCGACATCGGCGCCCTGCTGCCCCGAGGCGTCCACCTGGTTCCCGGCCACCCCATCGCCGGCACCGAACATTCGGGGCCCGAGGCCGGGTTCGCCGAATTGTTCCGGGGCCGCTGGTGCATCCTCACCCCCAGCGCCCGGACCGACCGGAGTGCGGTCGCGAGGGTTGCCGAGCTGTGGCGCCGCGCGGGATCGCGGATCGCGACCATGGACGCGGCCCACCACGACCGGGTACTGGCCATCACCTCGCACCTGCCGCACCTGATCGCCTACACCATCGTCGATACGGCCGCGCAACTGGAAAAGGACCTCCAGGGCGAAGTCATCAAATTCTCGGCGTCCGGCTTTCGCGACTTCACGCGCATCGCCGCGTCCGACCCGGTGATGTGGCGCGATATTTTTCTCGCCAACCGCGAAGCGGTGCTGGACATCCTGCAGCGTTTCTCCGAGGACCTGACCGCCTTGCAGCGGGCGATCCGCCGGGGCGACGGCGCGATGCTGCAGGGGACCTTCACCCGCACCCGCGCCATCCGCAAGGGCGTCATCGACGCCAAGCAGGCGTGA
- a CDS encoding HAMP domain-containing histidine kinase, whose amino-acid sequence MSKQAPMPPKPNADDKDLKAALKTAEAALEAAIRRERDNAAAVQRRIAEVVHDIKNPVTALLANIEILRKESLGPLGDARYKALADSMHESGSRLLEYCQGLLDDFLRDSRQRQNEAPPNDIRETPRTVDAAAMVREIVALNQALAEERGIRLDAKIAPDFPPIHTLPTHLHRALTNLVSNALKFTPRGGKVIVDAHLDADKNAVVLVVRDTGPGLTATDILRLLRYGAPTQSEHGESGAGLGLANVVHLVREAGGDVEIEGGRSQGTAIILKFPHELTRVAA is encoded by the coding sequence ATGTCGAAGCAAGCGCCGATGCCGCCGAAACCGAACGCCGACGACAAGGATCTCAAGGCCGCGCTCAAGACGGCCGAAGCGGCGCTCGAAGCCGCGATCCGTCGCGAACGCGACAACGCCGCCGCTGTCCAGCGCCGGATCGCCGAGGTCGTGCACGATATCAAGAATCCCGTCACCGCCCTGCTCGCCAACATCGAAATTCTGCGCAAGGAGTCCTTGGGGCCGCTCGGCGACGCCCGCTACAAGGCACTCGCCGACTCGATGCACGAATCCGGCTCGCGGCTGCTGGAATATTGCCAGGGATTGCTCGACGATTTCCTGCGCGACTCCCGACAACGGCAAAACGAAGCGCCACCGAACGACATCCGGGAAACGCCGCGGACCGTGGACGCGGCGGCGATGGTGCGCGAAATCGTCGCGCTCAATCAAGCGCTGGCCGAGGAACGCGGTATCCGCCTCGACGCCAAAATCGCTCCCGATTTTCCGCCCATCCACACTCTGCCGACTCATTTGCACCGGGCGCTGACCAATCTCGTCTCCAACGCCCTCAAGTTCACGCCCCGCGGCGGCAAGGTAATCGTTGACGCCCACCTCGACGCGGACAAGAACGCGGTGGTGCTGGTGGTGCGCGACACCGGGCCCGGCCTGACGGCGACCGACATCCTTCGGCTGCTGCGCTATGGCGCACCGACCCAATCGGAACACGGCGAAAGCGGCGCCGGCCTCGGCCTCGCCAACGTTGTCCATTTGGTCCGCGAGGCGGGCGGCGACGTCGAGATCGAGGGCGGGCGAAGCCAAGGCACCGCCATCATCCTCAAGTTCCCGCACGAGCTGACGCGCGTGGCGGCGTGA
- a CDS encoding adenosylcobalamin-dependent ribonucleoside-diphosphate reductase — protein MSQVSAVSQQIWDMKYRLKSAEGHPLDKTIADTWARVARAAASVEREPALWEARFAEALADFQFLPAGRILSGAGSGRRVTLFNCFVMGQIPDDMSGIFEHLKEAALTMQQGGGIGYDFSTLRPKGAPVKGVGADASGPLTFMDVWDAMCRTIMSAGSRRGAMMGVMRCDHPDIEDFIEAKRQPGRLRMFNLSVLVTDAFMRAVKEDAAWELSFGGTVFRSLRARELWDRIMRATYAYAEPGVIFIDRINRMNNLAYCETIHATNPCGEQPLPPYGACLLGSINLARLVHRPFTPDAHLDTAALDRLARTAVRFLDNVIDVSAFPLPQQEHEAKAKRRIGLGITGLADALIMCRARYGGREAVRLTESWMKTVQRAAYLASAELAAEKGAFPLFDREKFLASETVKALDDDVRAAIARDGIRNGLLTSVAPTGTISLFADNVSSGLEPVFSFAYTRHVLMPDGTRREEQVSDYAYRLYRRTFGDDAPLPDYFVDTQALLPADHLVMQAAVQRHVDSSISKTINCPEDISFEGFKDIYQQAYDLGCKGCTTYRPNEITGAVLETKSAAKDSQPELPLGAPLPKARPRDALSKNTGDSGAIVYMTQPLDRPEVLQGGTYKVRWPESDHAMYITINDVIQDGRRRPFEIFINSKNVEHFAWTVALTRMISAVFRRGGDVSFVIEELKAVFDPRGGQWMGGRYVPSLLAAIGEVIENHMIAIGFLSPPEAGAHKAHEARLPKVAAGGGEGQVPSARLRQCPKCAEAALIRQEGCDVCTSCTYSKCA, from the coding sequence ATGAGCCAGGTTTCCGCCGTTTCCCAGCAAATCTGGGACATGAAGTATCGCCTGAAGTCGGCGGAAGGCCATCCGCTCGACAAGACCATCGCCGACACCTGGGCGCGCGTCGCGCGCGCGGCCGCCTCGGTCGAACGGGAGCCCGCCCTTTGGGAAGCGCGCTTCGCCGAGGCGCTCGCGGATTTCCAGTTCCTGCCGGCGGGACGGATTCTTTCCGGCGCCGGGTCGGGCCGGCGCGTCACCCTCTTCAACTGCTTCGTCATGGGCCAGATCCCCGACGACATGAGCGGGATCTTCGAGCACCTCAAGGAAGCGGCGCTGACCATGCAGCAGGGCGGCGGCATCGGCTACGACTTCTCGACGCTCCGGCCCAAGGGCGCGCCGGTCAAGGGCGTCGGCGCCGACGCCTCCGGCCCGCTCACCTTCATGGACGTGTGGGACGCCATGTGCCGGACCATCATGAGCGCCGGCTCGCGCCGCGGCGCGATGATGGGGGTGATGCGCTGCGACCATCCCGACATCGAGGATTTCATCGAAGCCAAGCGCCAGCCGGGGCGGCTCCGCATGTTCAACCTCTCGGTCCTCGTCACCGACGCCTTCATGCGGGCGGTCAAGGAAGACGCGGCATGGGAGCTTTCCTTCGGCGGCACCGTGTTCCGCAGTTTGCGCGCGCGCGAGCTGTGGGACCGGATCATGCGCGCGACCTACGCCTACGCCGAACCGGGCGTGATTTTCATCGACCGCATCAACCGCATGAACAACCTGGCGTACTGCGAAACCATCCACGCCACCAACCCGTGCGGCGAGCAGCCGCTGCCGCCCTACGGCGCGTGCCTCTTGGGCTCGATCAATCTCGCCCGCCTGGTCCATCGGCCGTTCACCCCCGACGCGCACCTGGATACGGCCGCGCTCGACCGGCTCGCGCGCACGGCGGTGCGCTTTCTCGACAACGTCATTGACGTGTCCGCTTTTCCGCTGCCGCAGCAGGAACACGAGGCCAAGGCCAAGCGCCGGATCGGGCTCGGCATCACCGGGTTGGCCGACGCGCTCATCATGTGCCGCGCGCGCTACGGCGGGCGCGAGGCGGTGCGGCTGACCGAAAGCTGGATGAAGACCGTCCAGCGCGCGGCCTATCTCGCCTCGGCGGAGCTGGCCGCCGAAAAGGGCGCGTTCCCTCTGTTCGATCGGGAGAAGTTCCTCGCTTCCGAAACGGTCAAGGCGCTCGACGACGACGTGCGCGCGGCGATCGCCCGCGACGGCATCCGCAACGGGTTGCTGACCTCGGTCGCGCCCACCGGCACCATCTCGCTCTTCGCCGACAACGTGTCGTCCGGCCTGGAACCCGTGTTCAGCTTCGCCTACACCCGCCACGTCCTGATGCCCGACGGCACCCGGCGCGAGGAGCAGGTGTCGGATTACGCCTATCGCCTCTACCGCCGCACGTTCGGCGACGACGCGCCGCTCCCCGATTACTTCGTCGACACCCAGGCGTTGTTGCCCGCCGACCATCTGGTCATGCAGGCGGCGGTGCAGCGCCACGTCGACAGTTCGATTTCCAAGACCATCAACTGCCCCGAGGACATCTCGTTCGAGGGCTTCAAGGACATCTACCAGCAGGCCTACGATCTCGGCTGCAAGGGCTGCACCACCTATCGGCCGAACGAGATCACCGGCGCGGTGCTGGAAACCAAATCCGCCGCCAAGGACTCGCAGCCGGAGCTGCCCCTCGGTGCGCCGCTGCCCAAGGCGCGGCCGAGGGACGCCCTTTCGAAGAACACGGGCGATTCGGGCGCGATCGTCTACATGACCCAGCCGCTCGACCGGCCGGAGGTGTTGCAGGGAGGGACTTATAAAGTACGTTGGCCGGAATCCGACCACGCCATGTACATCACCATCAACGACGTGATCCAGGACGGCCGCCGCCGGCCGTTCGAGATCTTCATCAATTCCAAGAACGTCGAGCATTTCGCCTGGACGGTGGCGTTGACGCGCATGATCTCTGCCGTCTTCCGCCGCGGCGGCGACGTGTCGTTCGTGATCGAGGAGCTGAAGGCGGTGTTCGACCCGCGCGGTGGGCAATGGATGGGCGGGCGCTACGTGCCGTCGCTGCTCGCCGCCATCGGCGAGGTGATCGAAAACCACATGATCGCGATCGGGTTCCTCAGCCCGCCCGAGGCAGGCGCGCACAAGGCGCATGAAGCGCGCCTGCCGAAGGTCGCGGCCGGCGGCGGCGAGGGCCAAGTGCCGTCGGCGCGGCTCCGCCAATGCCCCAAGTGCGCCGAGGCCGCCCTGATCCGCCAGGAAGGCTGCGACGTCTGCACCAGCTGCACGTATTCGAAATGCGCGTGA